Genomic DNA from Peribacillus simplex:
TATGAAGTCTTGGACAAACAAAAAAACGGCAAGCATTAACTTATTTCCCGATTCTTCATCTTTTCTTAATGAAATAAGCAAATCAGTAAGGCCAATCCACTTATTGTTATTCCTCTCGACTATATCGTGATAAATGCATGCTTTTTATTCTTTAACATACTCATTTAGCGCATATGCGTTGTTATTATGGATTTGGCCAAGGATCGCTTTCAAAGGAAATAAAAGATATAGCAGTTCAAATTGGATTTGAGCAATCTTTAACATTGTACAGTTTAACTTTGTGCTTAATTTTTGTTATAAATGCTGTTATTTTAGCTGTGTATTTTTCATTAGCTGAACAAAAGTGAGGATAAAACAAGAGCTTCATTATGCGCAATTAGAAGCAATGCAGTTAAGGTCAGGACGGGAAGCGCTATATCTGGTCCATGATTTAAAAACCCCTCTCACAGCAATTGAGGGGCTAAATTTTATATAATACGGACTATAGTAAGTATCGAAAATAATAGAAGAAACTGATCTCAATTTAGCCTTTGCTCAACAGGATCAAAGGCTATGGATGCTAAGGACATCCATTCTTTTTTGCCCGAAAAAACATTTCACTACGGGATCAGGCGCCAGGTCCAACCAGATGTAACACTCCACAATGGATAAGGATAGATAGAGGCTATGCAAGAGAAGGAGGGAAGCGAATAGATGATCTAATCCTAGATGGAAACAGAAGAAAGGAAATCTTATCGGTATCCCTAACAACTTCTTGATAGGCTATACTTATCTAGACAGAAAATTTAAGGTCAGGTAGACTACAGATACAACTAGTTAAAGAAAAGAGGTCCGATATGAGACGTGATATACAACTGAATGAACGAGCTTTCTCATCCAAGGAAGTGGCAGAAGAAGTGGGGATTGCAACTCCAACTGTTCGAAAGTATGGTCAAATCTTAGAGCGTAATGGATATGAGTTTTTGAAAGATGGAGATCGACGTATCTTTGTTCAATCTGACATCATAGCGCTTGTAGCGCTACGCGATACGGACAAGCCCCTAGACGATACAGCTAAAGACCTTGTATCTCAACAAAAAGAAAGATTAGAAGCAGCCAATGAAACACAGATAGCGATACCCGATACATATGAAAATTTACCCCACGACCCCAATCAATTAAACGAGGCCCTAATGTTTTTAGTCAATGAACTCGCAGCCACACGTGAAATGAATGTCCAACTGACAAACGATATGTCAGAGCTTAAAACAAAGGTTTCCCGGCTCCAGCAGGATCATCATGTTATAAGTTCTAGTATTGGAAATTCAGCGCAAAGAACTAATGCTAAAATTGACCAATTAACTGACCAATTAACTGAACAACAAAATACCCATTACGAAACATTGCTGGAACAAGAAAAACAAAAAAGTGAACTCTTACAAAAAGAAATACAAAATATGCGGGACGAACAGAAAAAAGAATGGAATTCACAAAATGAATTTAATAAACGTTTAGAAGTGACTATACAAAAACGTTCCGAAAAATGGCGGGGGCTTTTCTCCATATTCAAAAAATAGGGTGACTGTTAAGTTTTTGCCTAGCTGTGTATTGATTTGTGGAAGCAAATTATTGATGAAGAAACATTTGATGAATAAAAGCATTGAGATGCGAATCCTCAAAACTTAAAAAAATTCATAGTGTGATATACGATTCGCGTAGCTTAAAAACAGGATTAAGAAGAAATATTCCAACTTTACAGGATTTGGCACTTGTAAGAGGTCGGCGATACCGATGTATCGGACGTTCTACCGAAGGCAAACGAAGGCTCAATTGAAATTCATTGGAGATTTGTTTAAGCGATATGCATCTAAAACAAGATTCATCCTTACTAGGGTGAATCCAGACAGGGATTGATCAGCTTCTTTTTGTGGTTCATATCGCTGGGCGATAAAACTTGCAAATAAATTCGAAACATTTAGGTTTAATAGAAAAGCGGCGTTCGATATACAAACAGGATATACATCCGAATGAACGAGTATTCTTTTCTAAGGAAGTGGGGATGCAACACCCACGTTCAAAAGTATGGTCAAAACTTAGAACGAAACGGATATGAGTTTTTAAGATGGCGGTTGCCTATCTTTATTCAATCTGACATCGAATCGCACATAGCGTTACGCGATACGGACAAGTCCCTAGAGGATACAGCTAACTCCAAAAAGATAGATTAGATGAATAAATAAAACAGAGATAGCGATACTCGATAATATGACAATTTAACCCATAATTTCAAGCGAATAAAAGAGATTTTAATTGTTTTAACCAATGAACTCCAGCTACGCGTGAAATGAACGTACACAGACAAAGGATATTTCTCAGCTTAAAACAACGGTTTCGAAGCTCCAGCAAGATCCATGTCCCTAATAGTGTTCCTCAAGAAAGGGGCTTATCGGTTCTTTTGTGTGTTGCGTATCGCTGGGCGATATAACATGAAAATAAAACAACAGAATCTTTATCCTTAATAGAAATGGAGGTCCGATATGCGACAAGATATACTCCGAATGAATGAGCATCCTCTTCAAGGAAGTGGCAAAGAAGTGGAGATGCAAAATCAATGTTCGAAAGTAAGTTTAATACTTAGAGCGAAATGGATAATTATTGTTAAAATATGGAAAACAACTCCCCTTCGTTCAATCCGATATCGAAACGCTTAAAGCGTTACGCGATACGGACACCCCCCCTAAACGATAAAGCAAGAGACGCTTATATCAAGAAAAAGAAAGATTAGATGAATCCAAAGAAACAGAGATAGCGATATCCGATACATATGAAATTTAAACCCATGTTCGCATTCAATTAATAGAGAGCTTAATTTTTTAACCAATGAACTCGCAGCTACGCATGAAATGAACATCTCACTGACAAACAATATGTCATAGCTTAAAAATGAACAACAAAAACACCCATTACGAAACCTTACTTCAATAAGAAAAAGGTTTCATTACTTTTCAGTCTCTTTTACGATATTGGGGTGTTAATAACTTTTTAAATCTAAGGCAATCAAATCAAAAGTGTAAATTCTTTTGCTCCAACTATTCAGAACCACTATTTTCAAATTTCAACAATTTCCCGAGAAATATCTACAAATTCTGAGTAGATATCGACAAAGTTAGAAGCTTCTAAAAGATGTAGTAAAACATAAGAAAAAGTAAAATGACGAAATTCTTAGCCAGGCACACTTATTGGGTGAAATTGATATTCTATGCAGTAATTATGATAACGCTTTTTTACTTATATACAAGTTGCAAAAGAGAGCTTCTTTATCGAGCATAACGAAGAGTTTAATATTAATGAAGTTAATACATTGGTGAAAATCATGACCAAATGAGCTGTTACTTTATTAAAACTGCGGGATAATGGCTGCAGAAATGGAAAAAAATGTTTTTCACTAATGGCTTGTTTAAAAAAGAGCCATCAATATCCTTTTCATCTATGAATTCAATCTCTCTTTGGACAGACTTCACGCCTTGTTGAAGTTTGTCACTTTCAGCCCAAACAGATCATCTCCACTCCATAGATGATCTGTTGGGCTGTTCGAAATGTTTTTAATCCTAGCATAGAACGGACTCTCTTATCCAACTCAGGAACAATATTGATGGACGTAACGCAAAATGGTTGTTTGAGCTATGGGTAAGCCTCGTTCAATTTTTACATCATAACCCATTTTTTGTAATTTTAATAATTACGTCGAATTGCGTATAATGGGATAGTGGAAGGGGATACATACATTTAAATAATACGAAATGAAAGAATGGTTATCATTCTATTCTATAAGCAAATAATCTATTAAAGGTGAAATGATTATGATAGCTAGTCTTTTGAAGTCTTGGACAATATGGATGAAAATTGGAGTAATGTTATTCGGAGTATTCTTATTATCGTGGCTGGGTCCTGACGAAATTGGCCTTACTGATTTGCTTATTTCATTAAGAGAAGATGAAGAAACAGGAAATAAGTTAATGCTTGCCGTTTTTTTATTAGTGTCTTTAAATACAGTTTTAGCTTTGTTTCATTATATTGGTGCACTGCTGTTGGGAGACGAAATCGGTGATCGTTTAAACCGTCCATGGTTAAAGATCATCATTCCTCTTATTGTGATTCCTCTCGACTATATCGTGATAAATGCTTATTATTCTTTAACATACTCTTTTAGCGCATATGCGTTGTTATTGTTGTTAGCAATCTTATTATTGCAAGCCTTTGAAAAGGATAGGTTAAAGCCAATTATTAAAACGATTATTTGTTCTCAATTAATCTTCGGGATTGAATGGCTGAATGAGATTCCTTCTTTATCCCAATATGGATTTGGCCAAGGGTCGCTTTCAAAGGAAATAAAAGATATAGCAGTTCAAATTGGATTTGAGCAATCTTTAACATTGTACAGTTTAACTTTGTGTTTAATTTTTGTTATAAATGCTGTTATTTTAGCTGTGTATTTTTCATTAGCTGAACAAAAGTGGAGGATAAAACAAGAGCTTCATTATGCGCAATTAGAAGCAATGCAGTCTAGATCAGGACGGGAAGCACTATATCTGGTCCACGATTTAAAGACACCTCTCACAGCAATTGAAGGGCTTAATTCTTTAATTAGTTTGAAAGTGGACGATTCTAAAATTAAAGAATATTGTCAAAAGATTTCATCATCGATTCAGTCCGTCAGCGACATGATTTCCGAGATTTTATATGATGATAAAAGACATTGGTGCCGTATAAAAGATTTAGTTGAATACGTGAAAGCAAGCAGACTGAGCGGGACAAACCTTAATTTGAAAGTAGACTTTCAAACAGATCCTGAAATTAAAATTTTTATTAATAAAATCCGAATGACAAGGGCATTAGTGAATTTAATTGACAATGCTTACGATGCAGTGAATGGAATGGAAGATGGCAAGATTTTGCTTAAGATAAAGACCTGTGAAAATGAACTTTGGCTGGGCGTATCAGATAATGGGAAAGGGATTACACCTAAAGAGCAGGAGAAAATATGGAAAGCTGGGTTTAGTACAAAATCGCATCCAGGGATGGGGTTAGCTTTCGTACGACAAGTTGCTAAAGGACATGGTGCATCATTGGAAATTGACAGCAAGCTTGGACACGGTACAATAATTTGGATAAAACTAGCTGAGAGGAGTGTGTCAAGATGAACATTTTAGTCATTGATGATGACGCATCAATTCAATATATGCTAAGTGAAATTTGTGAATTTGCCGGCTGGAATGTAGATACGGCTAACAACGGAAAAGAAGGATTAATTGTGTTTGCAGAAAAAGGAGCGGATGTTGTTTTAGTTGATTATCATATGCCGGAAATGGACGGAATAAAAACAGTGGTTGGGCTTCGTAACCTTAATGCTGATGTTCCGATTCTTGTATTAACCGTCGATGAACGACAGGAAATTGCTGATCGCTTTCTTGAAGCAGGCGCAACAGATTTTGCATTAAAGCCTGTAAAAGCGCCTGATCTGATTTCAAGAATTCAACTGCATGAACGCCTTGCAAAATTAACTCAATCAGCTACGCAGCAAAAACCCAGTGAAGAAAATGATGTATTTGTAACAAAGGGAATTAGTAAAAGAACACTTTGTCACGTTAGTGATTTTTTACATTCTAATCGTGAACCTTTTTCTGTTGATACAATTTCTAAAGAAGTTGGTTTGGCTTATCCGACCGTCTATCGCTATATTATGCATTTACTTGATGAAGGAAAAGTAGAAATTATTGTGAGTTATCAAAAAATAGGAAGACCGAAAAATTTATATCAATGGATTGTTGACTAAAAACTGCCTTAATACAAGGCAGTTTTTTATTATAATGGGCTTCTCCGTTGCTACACAGATCGCTAATGCAGCTGACTTTTTTTCTTTTTTTTCTGTATTTTTATATTTTCTGATAATATAAAATTATTTTACAACACTAAAGATTCTTGAAAATTTACATGCTTTCATTGAACGTCATTATTTAAGCAATAAGAATTATTCATTTAAAGTGATTGATTACACAGAAGGGTGACATTGTTAGTGGACTAAGAACGTTGACTCGGTTCAGGTGTAACCTTGAATGTTGTCAAAATAATCACGAAAATATAGTGTAAACACCGCAAATTATTGATGTTTGCCATCTGATTCTTATTGCATCAGAGTCAAAATAAAAAAATGTAAACGCTTACCATTGGTGGGTTGGATGGCATGCGTGGCCATCATCGAATTAGACCTAATAAAAAAAGGCAATTATTTTGTGAATGTAAACGATTGGTGGAGGGTTTAATATTTAACCATATTTAGGGGGACTTTATTATGCAAGCAATTTTAAAAAATGATGTTCAGCAGCCAAACGAGTCCAGGAAAAAGCATCCCGCTGGACTGTATATGCTGTTTGCGACTGAGGCATGGGAGCGCTTCAGTTATTACGGAATGAGAGCAATTCTTGTTCTTTACTTAACAGCAACAGTTGTAAACGGAGGGCTTGGAGTCGACAAATCTACGGCTATGGGCATATACGGATTCTTTACTGGTGCCGTTTATATTACGCCAATGATTGGCGGATACTTAACTGACCGTTTCATAGGCAGAAGATTGGCGATCACGATTGGCGGCATTTTAATGGCGCTTGGTAACTTTTCGCTATTCGCGAGTCAGAGTTTGACAGCGCTATACATTGGTCTGGGTTTATTGATTATCGGCAATGGTTTCTTCAAGCCAAACATCTCGACAATTGTTGGTGATCTTTATGAAGACAACGATCCGCGTCGTGATGGAGCTTTCACCATCTTCTATATGGGTATTAACGTTGGGGCTTTCTTCGCACCATTGGTAGTTGGACTTATGAGCTATAAATATGGGTTCTTGACAGCAGCACTTGGTATGATTGTAGGGCAGTTGGTTTTCAACTTATTAGGAAATCGCTATTTAGGTGATATCGGTAAAGAACCTACTGGTAAACCGGAAGTTACAGCTGGTCAAAAATCAGCTGCACCGTTGACGAAAAGAGAACAAAAACGTACAGCGGCTATCGTGATTTTGGCAGTATTCGTTATTGCGTTCTGGGCCGCTTTCGAGCAGGCAGGAAGTTCATTGACATTGTATGCTAATGACCAAATTGATCGGAATGTATTTGGTTTTGAGGTTCCAACTGCCTGGTTCCAATCATTGAACCCATTATTCATCGTGATTTTAGCGCCAATTATGTCTGCTTTATGGTACAAGCTTGGCAGCTCAAAACGCGGTGACTTAAAAACTCCAACGAAGATGGCTCTTGGTTTAGTCACAGTTGGTTTAGGTTTCTTAGTATTGCTTCCTGCAGTTATGTATACAGGAAATGATACAGCGCTTAAAGTAAACATCCTGTTCATGATTGTAACGTATTTCCTTCATACATTAGCCGAATTAATGATTTCGCCAGTTGGTTTATCAATGGTAAGTAAAATTGCTCCAATCAAGCTTGCCTCTCTTCTAATGGGAGTATGGCTGGCAAGTTCGGCGGTGGCTAATATGGTGGCTGGCCAATTGGCTGCGTATACGCAGTCTTTAGGTTACCTGGAAATCTTCAGTGTAATTGGTTTTGTAACAATAGGTTTAGGTATTGTATTATTGCTTCTTTCGAAGCCAGTAGCAAAGCTGATGAAATAATGAGAATAGGAGCTGACCCAAAAGGTGCATAATGTGTCTTTTGGGTCAGCTTTTTTTGTTTATCGCTGTTGTCTATATCATCTTATACGCGACAATTTTCATGGACCAGGAACGTGAACTGGAATCCAGTGTTAGAGTGCTCTTTGACCTTTGTTCAGCAATTGACCATATTCTTGAATAAAATAGAAGGGATTATTTGTAAGTAAGTCGAAGTTAATGTCAGAAGATGTTATTTAGTTTAGCATTGGGACGTATTACTTAACATTAAGGAGAAAGAAAATTATAAAGAAAGTGGGAGATCTATTGGATTCAAAAGAGATATTGAAGCGATTTGAACAGGTGGCTACATACTATATTGAAGAGTTAAGTAAATATTCGCTAGATGAGTTTACAAGGAAGCCTTCTGAAGATGAATGGTCATTAGGACAAATGTACAATCATTTAATAAAGGCCACCCTTCATCTTCATTTGAAAGCCATTAAGCAATGTGTTAATGGCACTACTTCCGATAGCGGTAAAAAAACAGAAATAGGCGAATCGATTTTCAAAGAAGGAACGTTTCCTCCAATCAGGTTAAAAGGTCCGGATACACCGGATTTCACACCGCCAAATCCTACAGGAAAAGAAGAAGTAAAGGAAGGACTGCTTCAAATCATTGAGAAAATGCAAGAGATAGAGAGAAAGCTCTCTGACATTCCGACCAGCCAGAAAGTTCAGCACCGGAGAATGGGATATTTAAATGCAGAGGAATATTTTCAGCTAATCGAAATGCATTTCCGGCACCACTTACGGCAAAAAGAACGTATCGATCAGTTTCTTTTAAAAGTAAGTAAGTAATCTTTATTGCTGAAGCAGTTAATGACCGTCGGAATATCAGCAAGAGCCCAGTTGAGGGAGTTTAAAGAGCTGAGAGGGCATTCAAGTTAAACCAATAAGCAGTTTACAACGAAGGTTGATTATGAAACTGTTGAATGACGAATAGAATTGTTCCGTTAAAGATCCCTTTAATGGAGTAACGAAAAAAGCCCAATTTCTCAATTTTAATACTGAGAAATTGGGCTTTTTAGTATCGAAATTTCCTTAACGTTATAAATCCGCATTTTCCTGACGTTACATCATTACCGGAAATTTTAAAGGGGAAAGGCGTTCTTTTTGCGATACAAAAGGTGAAGAGGCCAAGCTGGATGGTCAGCAATTAGAAGTAACCTAAGAAGGAAATAAACTTATCGGAGCAGGAAGAAGCTAAGCCGATAAGGTTTTACCGGTGGACGAAACAGGTTTTGCTGGAATGAAGGAGATAGAAAAATAATGGGTATTATCAAATACAATGATCTGATAAATAATGAGGCGAATTCGATGTCGAATAAAAGAATAATCATGACAGGAACCTATTTATATGGACATGCTCCTCTTTCCATGTAAACGGATAGAATAGAAAAGTTGTTCGGAGTAGCTGGATGATCCTAAATTAAACAGGATAATGCCATTCCGTGTTTCCGTTTCATTTTTTCACCAGAGCCTTCTAACATTTTTTACTTATATTAACAAGATCTAGTTGCATTCAAAATGCTTGCATTATTCATTATTATTATTATAAAATACTTGTATACAAGTGTACTTGAACTCTATTGGAAGGTGAATTTATGGCTGAATCAAAGGAGTTTCTATATCCTGTAAAGTGGCTTTCAAAAGCTTCAGCAGGTGATCGTGTAACATCCGAGCTTAGAATGCGTATTATTTCGGGGATGATTGAAAGCGGTGCCATCCTATCTGAAAATAAAATAGCTGCCGATTTCGGTGTAAGTCGCTCACCAGTTCGTGAAGCGTTAAAAATATTGGCCTCTGAAAATATCATCCGATTGGAAAGAATGGGTGCGGTTGTCATTGGTTTAACAGAAAAAAAATATGCAGAAATTTATGATGTGCGTATTCTCATCGAAACGTTTGTATTTGAACGGCTAGTAAGGATGGAAACGAATGAATTAGTGATGGAACTCAGTAAAATATTGGAAATGATGGAAATTTCCATAAAATACCGAGATGCTGATGAGTTTTCCTATCAGGATGTCCTATTCCACGAAACGATTATTCGGTCCATCGATCATTCCTATATCCTCATGATCTGGGATAATTTAAAACCTGTGATGGAAAGTTTGATTCTTCTATCCATGCGCAGTCGTTTTAAAGAAAAGTATGAAGACTTTACACGGATCATAAATAACCATCAACTTTATATTGATGCAATCAGAACAAAAGATCGGGACCTCATGATTAAGTCGCTACATGAAAACTTTGATGATGTTCAAGAGAAAGTTGAAGACTTATGGATGGCCCAACAGATGCTTTCAAAAGGAGTCGAACAAGAAAATGACTAGCTATATGTTAGGTGTAGACATCGGTACAACAAGTACAAAAGCTGTATTATTCACGAAAAAAGGCGATGTCATCGAGCAGGAGAATATTGGTTATCCTCTTTACACACCGGATATGACAACAGCG
This window encodes:
- a CDS encoding peptide MFS transporter, coding for MQAILKNDVQQPNESRKKHPAGLYMLFATEAWERFSYYGMRAILVLYLTATVVNGGLGVDKSTAMGIYGFFTGAVYITPMIGGYLTDRFIGRRLAITIGGILMALGNFSLFASQSLTALYIGLGLLIIGNGFFKPNISTIVGDLYEDNDPRRDGAFTIFYMGINVGAFFAPLVVGLMSYKYGFLTAALGMIVGQLVFNLLGNRYLGDIGKEPTGKPEVTAGQKSAAPLTKREQKRTAAIVILAVFVIAFWAAFEQAGSSLTLYANDQIDRNVFGFEVPTAWFQSLNPLFIVILAPIMSALWYKLGSSKRGDLKTPTKMALGLVTVGLGFLVLLPAVMYTGNDTALKVNILFMIVTYFLHTLAELMISPVGLSMVSKIAPIKLASLLMGVWLASSAVANMVAGQLAAYTQSLGYLEIFSVIGFVTIGLGIVLLLLSKPVAKLMK
- a CDS encoding GntR family transcriptional regulator is translated as MAESKEFLYPVKWLSKASAGDRVTSELRMRIISGMIESGAILSENKIAADFGVSRSPVREALKILASENIIRLERMGAVVIGLTEKKYAEIYDVRILIETFVFERLVRMETNELVMELSKILEMMEISIKYRDADEFSYQDVLFHETIIRSIDHSYILMIWDNLKPVMESLILLSMRSRFKEKYEDFTRIINNHQLYIDAIRTKDRDLMIKSLHENFDDVQEKVEDLWMAQQMLSKGVEQEND
- a CDS encoding sensor histidine kinase; amino-acid sequence: MIASLLKSWTIWMKIGVMLFGVFLLSWLGPDEIGLTDLLISLREDEETGNKLMLAVFLLVSLNTVLALFHYIGALLLGDEIGDRLNRPWLKIIIPLIVIPLDYIVINAYYSLTYSFSAYALLLLLAILLLQAFEKDRLKPIIKTIICSQLIFGIEWLNEIPSLSQYGFGQGSLSKEIKDIAVQIGFEQSLTLYSLTLCLIFVINAVILAVYFSLAEQKWRIKQELHYAQLEAMQSRSGREALYLVHDLKTPLTAIEGLNSLISLKVDDSKIKEYCQKISSSIQSVSDMISEILYDDKRHWCRIKDLVEYVKASRLSGTNLNLKVDFQTDPEIKIFINKIRMTRALVNLIDNAYDAVNGMEDGKILLKIKTCENELWLGVSDNGKGITPKEQEKIWKAGFSTKSHPGMGLAFVRQVAKGHGASLEIDSKLGHGTIIWIKLAERSVSR
- a CDS encoding DinB family protein, with translation MDSKEILKRFEQVATYYIEELSKYSLDEFTRKPSEDEWSLGQMYNHLIKATLHLHLKAIKQCVNGTTSDSGKKTEIGESIFKEGTFPPIRLKGPDTPDFTPPNPTGKEEVKEGLLQIIEKMQEIERKLSDIPTSQKVQHRRMGYLNAEEYFQLIEMHFRHHLRQKERIDQFLLKVSK
- a CDS encoding response regulator, coding for MNILVIDDDASIQYMLSEICEFAGWNVDTANNGKEGLIVFAEKGADVVLVDYHMPEMDGIKTVVGLRNLNADVPILVLTVDERQEIADRFLEAGATDFALKPVKAPDLISRIQLHERLAKLTQSATQQKPSEENDVFVTKGISKRTLCHVSDFLHSNREPFSVDTISKEVGLAYPTVYRYIMHLLDEGKVEIIVSYQKIGRPKNLYQWIVD